GTAATAAATCCGGAATAATTGAACCTTTTGATTTTGCTGACGAAATAGATTTTGTAATTGTTAGCACAAGAAAAGAAGATCTTTTTGGACAATTTATTTTTCCGAAAGCCATTTTATTAGAAAAAGGAATCTTCTCTACAAAAACAAAAGAAGGCAAACGAGCAACACGTGTTTATCCGCCATGGAATGAAACAACGAGTTCACAAGCTCAAAAAACGCAGCAATGGCAATTGCGTTATTTTTATGAAATAACTCCTGAAACAGATCTTGAAACTTTTGCAAAATTGTTCCAATCTTAAATAAATAAAAAACGGCAATCTGAAATGTTCAGATTGCCGTTTTCTTTTACTTTAAATAGAAATTATTAATCGTCTAATTTCATATTTCCACGATCTTCATGATTATCAGGATGTGAATTTGGATAACGATTTGGATTCACATCAGAATTTCTGTCTTTGTTCTCAACCGTTTTTTTCGCCTCTTCTTCTGTCGAAACGCCACGGTTTGCATTTGGATTATTTGGATCTATTTCGTTTGAAACTTCTTTAATGTTTTCGTTTACATTTCTTGCACGATCTACAATTTCTTTATTTCCATCAGCGTCTGTTACAACTTCTTTTTTGAGCTTTGATGCATCAGATTCTTTATCATGAGAAACATTTTTTCCTTTTAATTCTTCGCTATC
This genomic window from Flavobacterium sp. 9 contains:
- a CDS encoding MepB family protein, with the protein product MTIKNHWPNQKSISKDLNLAKEMVYDCFDFNCSEPEAVVESADYNGYQFYLNEKLICYREAKITPKKTGQFVTLWKRNKSGIIEPFDFADEIDFVIVSTRKEDLFGQFIFPKAILLEKGIFSTKTKEGKRATRVYPPWNETTSSQAQKTQQWQLRYFYEITPETDLETFAKLFQS